The Candidatus Nomurabacteria bacterium DNA segment ACTTTGACTTGGCTATTTGCAACCGACGCCTTCTCGCCGAGATGCTCGAAACTCATCTTCATCAGCGCCAGAATCACTGCGGCAAATGAGAGCCCGTTGATAGTGAAGCTCCAGCCGTACCCAATCGTCAGGACAAGTGGCCCAGCTAGACCGGGTCCAACAATGTTCGCCAGATTGTAGAGCGAGTTGAAGGCGGCACCGGCTGATATAACGTTTCTCCCGTCTAGAACGGCCTCCTTGATAATCGCGTTCCGCGCTGGACCATCGAAAGCACTGATAGCTCCCATCAGTAGGGCCAAGACACAGATCCACCAAACCGTGATCATATTGGTCGCGACCAACAAGGCCAAGGCGAAAGACTGTAACATTCCCAAAATCGATGTGATCTTGAGAACCCGACTCTTATCCCAACGGTCAATGTAGATACCCGTGACAAGGACGGTTGCCGCCCCGGGCAAGAAATTAAGGGCCCAGACCAAACCCACCCAGAAAACAGCATCGGCGGGCCGAGACTTAGTCAACTCTATAATCAACAGACTAAGCACGGCCGACTGCAACATTGTCCCCGTCAGTGAGACCAACTGTCCCCCAAGATACCAACGCATATTGCGCTCACGCAAAAGTTCCATGCCGAAATCCTCCTATGTAGAGATTGTGAAAGATCTTTTTTCACCCGAAACCCACGGTTTCAAGTCTGTCCATAACTTAGCACACTATAATTATAATGTCAAGTTATATAACGAACTGCAGTTACTCAAACCTTTTTGGCAATTATAAAGAAAAACCGCCCCTCAGCGGTTTTTCGTTGAGTAGGCGGTTTGTAATTTAGTCGTGTTGAAATTCGACAACAACAATCGTTAAATTGTCGCCACCATCTTTCAGATTGACCTCAGTGTGAAGGAGCTCTAGAAAGTCCTCGGCTGATTGAGCACGACGAGACAAATCGAGAACTGTGTTGTTATCTACCTTGTCAAATAAGCCATCGGTCGCCGCAACCAAAAACCGATCCCCTCTTTCGATCTTACGAACACCCACAAAAGGACGGTCACTGTGACCACCGGGCTTGAGGTCGTAATCGCCAAAGGCCCGAGTTATCATGATGCCGCGCCCACCATAGCGCATGTATGGTGGAGCGAGATCCGCACCTTTTTTGAGAACTCTCGCACACTCCACCTTGTTGGTAATACGATGGTCCACTGTAAGTTGCGTGAGGTTTTCACCGACAACCACGATTCGACAGTCACCAACATTGGCAAA contains these protein-coding regions:
- a CDS encoding MFS transporter, translating into MELLRERNMRWYLGGQLVSLTGTMLQSAVLSLLIIELTKSRPADAVFWVGLVWALNFLPGAATVLVTGIYIDRWDKSRVLKITSILGMLQSFALALLVATNMITVWWICVLALLMGAISAFDGPARNAIIKEAVLDGRNVISAGAAFNSLYNLANIVGPGLAGPLVLTIGYGWSFTINGLSFAAVILALMKMSFEHLGEKASVANSQVKVWDLAKEGFRHVFEKPNLQLCIVLSASICIFGFSYNTILAVVAKEMFVGDYHKIYSWFGVASGLGGFLGSFVAVFWLKRFSVKSSVVGGCLLTGSCLVGFAHTSSLWLGIPLVFWSGFGFMLSFSPLRGAVMHLASPRFIGRVLGIALFFFFSAMMLGPFLIGLSAKYWGCPVVLLTSGVSLLVIAVATPFLPGINEIDK
- a CDS encoding protein serine/threonine phosphatase 2C family protein, with translation MKLKAIDLSEKRRRTGMEDRHTIAVPFGEHGLAFGGVYDGHGGPLIASMACTKIPDLFRNALERLAPIGALRSAYYHLAKETRDIKLKTGACAANFFITESEIFFANVGDCRIVVVGENLTQLTVDHRITNKVECARVLKKGADLAPPYMRYGGRGIMITRAFGDYDLKPGGHSDRPFVGVRKIERGDRFLVAATDGLFDKVDNNTVLDLSRRAQSAEDFLELLHTEVNLKDGGDNLTIVVVEFQHD